One region of Flavobacterium sp. KACC 22763 genomic DNA includes:
- a CDS encoding SusC/RagA family TonB-linked outer membrane protein yields the protein MKKKLNIHILLFLLFITAGIQAQNTTPLIQSKLDGTVVDDITNQPIIGASVTIKGTTHGVVTDAEGKFYFQTGQKFPYTLIVSYIGYKKLEVIVEKNPVIINLKEERQELDELVVVGYGTQKRKDITGSVASVPKANLSQVTSSADNLLRGAVAGVVVTQSSGRPGASSSVRIRGGNSITAGNEPLYVVDGILIYNDNSNSGAGVTYAGATVNVLSTINPADIESIEVLKDASATAIYGSRGANGVVIITTKKGTKGQDNISYQGYFGFQNISKKLRLMNASEWASLRNDVQASIGQAPSFSPEQIEALKTSGNYDWQSAAFVTAAPVQNHNLSFSGGDEKSRYAVSAGYFDQDGIVLGSDFKRISLRANYERNYSQKFKFGVNANYTNSIANGVGTNGGAGAGRNPNPLVSVVLTAPVVPIKNADGSYNVTNNPYATSVNGYVPNPINDLDNTTNETKLNRILTSLFGEYKFNKELTAKVAVSGDVLNTKQNYYAPSNTTTGAGTKGLASIGERLVSSVLNENTLNYNTHFGADHKFSALGGYTLQYTKGEVVNAGAQTFVNDANTYNAIQDGVPVKPYSDAYESVLKSWLARVNYSYKGKYNFTLSGRADGSSRFGSESLWGYFPSAGFSWNITDEEFANNIKGVTEAKLRITAGTTGNQEIGNYLPLASMGSVNYSFGGTLYTGLAPTRLANPDLKWEKTNQYNVGLDLSLLDRKINFVFDVYYKKTKDLLINVPVPLSSGYATVLQNIGGVENKGFEVGLTTENIKTENFAWNSNIVFSLNRNKVTEIGNGVNEFFPVVPNGSLLQQQPVIVKVGLPLGTFWGYRTNGIFQTQEEVNTQPKINSLANTKVGDRKYVDTNGDGVITALDKGNLGTSQPKFVGSFSNTVSYNDFDLNFSFQGAYGGKIFNALNQQLEISTLGTNAAATLNDRWTPTNPSNEIPRASSSPLGIVSERYVEDASFLRLKLITLGYTLPKSVSKKLGTKSVKVYISAENLITWTKYTGYDPEVSSYEQNNLYPGIDFGSYPNSKTFISGLNVTF from the coding sequence ATGAAAAAAAAGTTAAACATACACATACTGCTGTTTCTACTCTTCATAACAGCAGGAATACAAGCCCAGAATACCACCCCGCTCATTCAATCTAAACTAGACGGAACTGTTGTTGATGATATTACAAATCAGCCCATTATAGGTGCTTCTGTAACCATTAAAGGAACAACTCACGGTGTTGTTACAGATGCAGAAGGAAAATTTTATTTTCAAACGGGACAGAAATTTCCCTACACATTGATCGTAAGTTACATTGGATATAAAAAATTGGAAGTCATTGTTGAGAAAAATCCAGTAATTATTAATCTTAAAGAAGAACGCCAAGAACTAGACGAATTGGTAGTTGTGGGTTACGGAACTCAAAAGAGAAAAGATATTACAGGATCTGTAGCTTCAGTTCCAAAAGCCAATTTATCTCAGGTAACCTCATCGGCAGATAATTTATTAAGAGGAGCTGTAGCAGGAGTTGTAGTTACACAAAGTTCTGGACGTCCAGGAGCTTCTTCTAGTGTTCGCATTCGTGGAGGAAACTCTATTACTGCTGGTAACGAACCGCTTTATGTTGTTGATGGAATTTTAATTTACAACGATAATAGCAACAGTGGAGCTGGCGTAACTTATGCTGGGGCAACCGTAAACGTTCTATCGACTATTAATCCTGCTGATATAGAATCTATCGAAGTTCTAAAAGACGCTTCTGCGACAGCGATTTATGGTTCTCGTGGTGCTAATGGAGTTGTCATTATTACAACCAAAAAAGGAACAAAAGGACAAGATAACATCTCGTACCAAGGTTATTTCGGTTTCCAGAATATTTCAAAGAAACTGAGATTAATGAATGCCAGCGAATGGGCAAGTTTAAGAAACGATGTTCAGGCAAGTATTGGCCAAGCTCCTTCTTTTTCTCCTGAACAAATTGAAGCTTTAAAAACTTCTGGAAATTACGATTGGCAATCGGCAGCCTTTGTAACTGCGGCACCTGTACAAAACCATAATTTATCATTTTCTGGCGGAGATGAAAAATCAAGATATGCAGTTTCTGCAGGGTATTTTGACCAAGATGGTATTGTTTTAGGATCTGATTTCAAACGTATTTCTCTTCGAGCCAACTATGAAAGAAACTATTCTCAGAAATTCAAATTTGGGGTAAATGCCAATTATACCAACTCGATTGCAAATGGTGTCGGTACAAATGGCGGCGCGGGAGCTGGAAGGAATCCAAATCCATTGGTTAGCGTTGTTTTAACTGCTCCAGTTGTTCCAATCAAAAATGCGGATGGCAGTTACAATGTAACGAACAATCCTTATGCAACTTCCGTAAATGGTTATGTTCCGAATCCGATTAACGATTTGGATAACACAACCAACGAAACCAAATTAAACAGAATTCTAACTAGTTTATTTGGCGAGTATAAATTCAATAAAGAATTAACGGCAAAAGTTGCTGTAAGCGGTGATGTTTTGAATACGAAACAAAACTATTACGCGCCTTCAAACACTACTACAGGTGCAGGAACAAAAGGTTTGGCTTCTATTGGAGAAAGATTAGTAAGTTCTGTTCTGAATGAAAATACGCTGAATTATAATACTCATTTTGGCGCAGATCATAAGTTTTCTGCTTTAGGAGGTTACACCCTTCAATATACAAAAGGTGAGGTAGTAAATGCAGGTGCCCAAACTTTTGTAAATGATGCCAATACCTACAATGCCATTCAAGATGGTGTTCCTGTAAAACCGTATAGTGACGCTTATGAAAGTGTTCTGAAATCTTGGCTGGCGAGAGTAAATTACTCTTATAAAGGAAAATACAATTTCACTTTATCTGGACGTGCAGATGGTTCTTCAAGATTTGGTTCAGAATCGCTTTGGGGTTATTTCCCTTCTGCTGGATTTTCTTGGAATATTACTGACGAAGAATTTGCCAACAATATTAAAGGTGTAACGGAAGCAAAATTGAGAATTACAGCAGGAACTACAGGAAACCAAGAAATTGGAAATTATCTTCCGTTGGCTTCAATGGGATCTGTAAACTATTCTTTTGGAGGAACATTATACACCGGTTTAGCTCCTACCCGATTGGCAAATCCAGATTTGAAATGGGAAAAAACAAATCAGTATAACGTTGGATTGGATTTATCATTATTAGATCGAAAAATCAATTTTGTTTTTGATGTGTATTACAAAAAGACAAAGGACCTATTAATCAATGTTCCAGTGCCATTGAGTTCAGGTTATGCAACAGTTCTTCAAAACATTGGTGGAGTTGAAAATAAAGGTTTTGAAGTTGGTTTAACCACTGAAAACATCAAAACCGAAAACTTCGCGTGGAACTCGAACATCGTATTTTCTTTAAATAGAAATAAAGTTACCGAAATCGGAAATGGTGTAAACGAATTTTTTCCTGTAGTGCCAAACGGATCTTTGCTACAACAACAGCCCGTAATTGTAAAAGTAGGGTTGCCTTTAGGAACTTTTTGGGGATATAGAACCAACGGAATTTTCCAGACTCAGGAAGAAGTTAACACACAGCCAAAAATCAACAGTTTGGCAAACACCAAAGTCGGAGATAGAAAATATGTTGATACCAACGGAGATGGTGTAATTACCGCTCTTGACAAAGGAAATTTAGGCACTTCTCAGCCAAAATTTGTGGGAAGCTTCAGCAATACAGTTTCATACAATGATTTTGATTTGAATTTCTCTTTTCAAGGAGCATACGGCGGAAAAATCTTCAATGCTTTAAATCAGCAATTAGAAATCTCTACACTTGGAACCAATGCTGCAGCCACTTTAAATGACCGCTGGACACCAACGAACCCAAGTAATGAAATTCCTAGAGCTTCTAGTTCACCACTAGGAATTGTTTCTGAACGCTATGTAGAAGATGCATCTTTCTTACGATTAAAATTAATCACATTAGGATACACTTTACCTAAAAGCGTTTCTAAAAAACTGGGGACAAAAAGCGTAAAAGTTTACATCTCAGCAGAAAACTTAATTACATGGACAAAATACACTGGCTACGATCCAGAGGTAAGTTCATACGAACAAAATAACTTATATCCGGGAATTGATTTTGGTTCTTATCCAAACTCAAAAACATTCATCTCGGGCTTGAACGTAACTTTCTAA
- a CDS encoding RagB/SusD family nutrient uptake outer membrane protein: MKKIIITFLLSAGLLVSCADLEVTPTSFVTEDNYFVTQDDATASVTAVYASLSLDPGEQSLFGRNLYFLTDMASDYAAAGVSATNPQVRALSSLTHDATSDRVQVAWRQIYNGINRANVSIDNIPKVSGSDIIKTRLINEAKFIRGLLYFQAVRLWGGVPIVLHEATSINLGDLKTNRSTVDEVYNQIVKDLTDAEALPKTYPAADAGRATSGAAKAILAKVYLTRKDWPNAIAKSREVINGGYGYALFEDFQDIFTKTKKNGKEHIFSVQFEPNQAGNGSSGSTFQATSFTGFTATEPADIISDVALFYDIYAAGDKRRDVSYAKQLLNPATGTLYTFPKPIFKKYLDLSNLATPGNVAINFPVIRYADILLSLAEAINEQGGPTPEAYELINQVRRRAFGKAITTADATVDLVGLNQTSFRAAIQEERKKEFVQEGQRWFDLVRWGTLVTEVKKVTAKNSVSERNNLYPIPQSERNINPDGLPQNPGY, translated from the coding sequence ATGAAAAAGATCATTATAACATTCCTTTTAAGTGCCGGCCTATTGGTATCGTGCGCCGATCTAGAGGTAACACCTACCTCTTTTGTAACCGAAGACAATTATTTTGTCACTCAAGATGATGCTACTGCAAGTGTAACTGCTGTTTATGCTTCTTTAAGCCTTGACCCAGGCGAGCAGAGTTTGTTTGGAAGAAACCTTTATTTCTTAACCGATATGGCTTCAGATTATGCGGCAGCGGGAGTTTCGGCAACCAATCCGCAAGTTAGAGCTTTGAGTAGTTTAACGCATGATGCTACTTCAGATCGTGTTCAAGTGGCTTGGAGACAAATTTATAACGGAATCAACAGAGCCAATGTTTCTATTGATAATATTCCGAAAGTATCGGGTTCAGATATTATTAAAACTAGATTGATTAACGAAGCTAAATTTATTAGAGGTTTATTATACTTTCAGGCAGTTCGTCTTTGGGGCGGAGTTCCAATTGTTTTGCACGAAGCTACTTCTATCAATTTGGGAGATTTAAAAACAAATCGTTCTACGGTTGACGAAGTTTACAATCAAATCGTTAAAGATTTGACAGACGCCGAAGCCCTTCCAAAAACGTATCCAGCAGCAGATGCTGGACGCGCTACATCGGGAGCTGCAAAAGCGATTTTAGCAAAAGTATATCTAACTAGAAAAGACTGGCCAAATGCTATTGCAAAATCTAGAGAAGTAATTAATGGCGGTTATGGATATGCTTTGTTTGAAGATTTCCAAGACATTTTCACTAAAACAAAAAAGAACGGAAAAGAGCATATTTTCTCTGTTCAGTTTGAGCCAAATCAAGCAGGAAACGGTTCTAGCGGAAGTACTTTTCAAGCAACTTCTTTTACTGGATTCACCGCAACAGAACCAGCAGATATTATCTCAGACGTTGCTTTGTTTTACGATATCTATGCTGCAGGAGATAAAAGAAGAGATGTTAGTTATGCCAAACAATTGCTTAACCCAGCAACAGGAACGCTATATACTTTCCCGAAACCAATCTTCAAAAAATACTTGGATTTATCCAATTTGGCTACTCCAGGAAACGTAGCGATTAATTTCCCAGTTATTCGTTATGCGGACATTCTTTTGTCTTTAGCGGAAGCAATAAATGAACAAGGCGGTCCAACTCCCGAAGCATACGAATTGATTAATCAAGTGAGAAGAAGAGCTTTTGGAAAAGCGATTACAACTGCAGATGCGACCGTGGATTTAGTTGGATTAAATCAGACCTCTTTTAGAGCGGCAATTCAAGAAGAGCGCAAAAAAGAATTTGTTCAGGAAGGGCAAAGATGGTTTGATTTGGTAAGATGGGGAACATTGGTTACAGAGGTAAAAAAAGTAACAGCTAAAAACTCAGTTTCAGAACGAAATAATCTTTATCCAATTCCGCAAAGCGAAAGAAATATCAATCCTGATGGATTACCTCAGAATCCTGGATATTAA
- a CDS encoding arylsulfatase, whose protein sequence is MKNLKNSISIKGSKKGLLITAVLIAQLGFAQDKQEFKGTIGKTLADSKEYWPDPVTAPKGAPNIVWILLDDVGFGASSAFGGLINTPTFDNLANNGLRYTNFHTTAICAPTRAALLTGRNSGRVHVSGFSHTILSAGFPGWDGRIPSDKGTIAEILRDNGYNTFAVGKYGVTPDEDATDAGPFDRWPTGKGFDHFYGFLGSQTDQYNPDLVEDQVHIKPDGRHLNELITDKAISYIQKQQKAAPGKPFFLYYAPGAVHAPHQVAEKWVEPYKGKFDEGWDVYREKVLANQKKLGIFPQNAGLPDRNALITEWKKLTPDQKKVYARFMEVYAGFLTYTDYEIGRVVDYLKQSGQLDNTLIFVAIGDNGASKEGTLQGTINQSLFAQGKTDEENFQSNLNNIGEIGTAKGLNTNYPLGWAQATNAPFKNWKQDAQSEGGTRNPLIVFYPNGIKDKGGIRNQYSHVTDLLPTTLDIVGIKAPEYIKGIKQDIIQGSSFQASLDNPKAESLHKVQYYYIFGNRAIYKDGWKASAAHLPDSFAVKKSLGSNEKPAPSNFDTDVWELYNLNEDFNERNNLAKKYPEKLAELQKLFDEQAKENNLYPLIDWQDVYNRRIHNTGADKGKTVSDLIKQATKPGGTNN, encoded by the coding sequence ATGAAAAATTTAAAAAATAGCATTTCAATCAAAGGCTCTAAGAAAGGGCTTTTGATTACTGCTGTCCTAATTGCACAATTAGGATTTGCACAGGACAAACAAGAATTTAAGGGTACAATCGGCAAAACTTTAGCCGATTCTAAAGAATATTGGCCAGATCCTGTAACGGCACCAAAAGGCGCTCCGAATATTGTTTGGATTCTTTTAGACGATGTTGGATTTGGAGCTTCAAGCGCTTTTGGAGGTTTAATCAATACGCCAACTTTTGATAATCTAGCAAATAACGGACTTCGTTATACAAACTTCCATACAACAGCAATTTGTGCTCCTACCCGCGCCGCTTTATTGACTGGAAGAAATTCAGGAAGAGTTCACGTGAGCGGATTTTCTCATACTATTTTATCTGCAGGTTTTCCTGGTTGGGATGGAAGAATTCCTTCTGATAAAGGAACCATTGCAGAGATTTTACGTGACAACGGATACAACACTTTTGCGGTTGGAAAATATGGCGTTACACCAGACGAAGATGCTACAGATGCGGGTCCGTTTGACAGATGGCCAACAGGAAAAGGTTTCGATCATTTCTACGGATTCTTAGGTTCGCAAACCGATCAATACAATCCTGATTTGGTAGAAGATCAAGTTCATATTAAACCTGATGGACGCCATTTGAATGAATTGATTACAGACAAAGCCATCAGTTATATTCAGAAACAGCAGAAAGCAGCGCCTGGGAAACCATTTTTCTTATACTATGCGCCAGGAGCTGTTCACGCACCTCATCAGGTTGCCGAAAAATGGGTTGAACCATACAAAGGAAAATTTGACGAAGGTTGGGATGTTTACCGCGAGAAAGTATTGGCAAACCAAAAGAAATTAGGAATTTTTCCTCAAAATGCTGGACTGCCAGATCGTAATGCTTTAATCACTGAATGGAAAAAATTAACTCCAGACCAAAAGAAAGTATACGCAAGATTCATGGAAGTTTACGCTGGATTCCTGACTTATACAGATTATGAAATTGGAAGAGTTGTGGATTATTTAAAACAAAGTGGACAATTGGATAATACTTTAATCTTTGTTGCTATTGGTGACAACGGAGCTAGTAAAGAAGGAACGCTGCAAGGAACAATCAATCAGAGTTTGTTTGCTCAAGGAAAAACAGATGAAGAAAACTTCCAAAGCAACTTAAACAACATTGGAGAAATTGGAACTGCAAAAGGTCTAAATACCAATTATCCTTTAGGATGGGCGCAGGCAACCAATGCTCCCTTTAAAAACTGGAAACAAGATGCACAATCTGAAGGTGGAACTCGCAATCCGTTGATTGTTTTTTATCCAAACGGAATAAAAGACAAAGGCGGCATCAGAAACCAATACAGCCACGTAACTGATCTTTTGCCAACGACTTTAGATATTGTTGGAATTAAAGCTCCAGAATATATTAAAGGAATCAAACAAGACATTATTCAAGGTTCTTCGTTCCAAGCTTCTTTAGATAATCCGAAAGCAGAATCATTGCACAAAGTTCAGTATTACTACATCTTCGGAAACAGAGCCATTTACAAAGACGGATGGAAAGCTTCTGCAGCACATTTGCCAGATTCTTTTGCTGTGAAAAAATCTTTAGGAAGCAATGAAAAACCTGCTCCAAGCAATTTTGATACAGACGTTTGGGAATTGTATAACCTAAACGAAGATTTTAACGAACGTAACAATCTAGCGAAAAAATATCCTGAAAAACTGGCTGAACTTCAAAAATTATTTGACGAACAGGCCAAAGAAAACAATCTATATCCTTTGATTGATTGGCAAGATGTGTACAACAGAAGAATCCACAACACGGGTGCTGACAAAGGAAAAACAGTTTCCGACTTGATTAAACAGGCAACTAAACCTGGAGGAACCAACAATTAA
- a CDS encoding sterol desaturase family protein, whose protein sequence is MAIVQKEKLTRDLTISFFIYSLPVLAIYLYFKLTGGAVSESHITLPSFLEFAQPVFANIRTWGLTVFMIVLGIIEFAAGLYDDEWTGEERKIDIVCFLAPELLLPPVIAFFSLTALPYLLPNLANSLSWVPFWGGFFLIAIADDLTQYWYHRLHHQVPFLWRFHRTHHSAPYMGMAMASRQNFIYTLFFSQIYLTTTLTYLGLGLPALFVLVIKRFITLGAHSSIPWDKPFYKYKVLHPIAWVLERLISTPATHQAHHADTSGDGVGHFKGNFGNMFFIWDIIFGTGLITRKYPKSFGTKSYKQEEWYAQFLWPIFKSKKEGSSLAEGVLSLPSKPKAALEETPTPVLEQV, encoded by the coding sequence ATGGCAATAGTTCAAAAAGAAAAATTAACTAGAGACTTAACGATAAGTTTCTTCATTTATTCATTGCCAGTACTGGCAATTTACCTGTATTTTAAATTAACAGGCGGAGCTGTAAGTGAATCGCATATTACACTGCCGTCATTTTTAGAATTTGCCCAACCTGTTTTTGCTAATATTAGAACTTGGGGATTAACGGTATTTATGATCGTTTTAGGAATTATAGAATTTGCTGCTGGATTGTATGATGACGAATGGACAGGCGAAGAACGTAAAATAGACATTGTTTGTTTCTTAGCTCCAGAATTGCTTTTACCTCCCGTAATTGCTTTTTTCAGCTTAACAGCTTTGCCATATTTATTGCCAAATTTGGCCAATTCATTATCATGGGTTCCGTTTTGGGGAGGATTTTTCCTTATCGCAATTGCTGATGATTTAACGCAGTATTGGTATCATAGACTGCATCATCAAGTTCCGTTTTTATGGCGTTTTCACAGAACACATCACTCAGCTCCATATATGGGAATGGCGATGGCTTCTAGACAGAACTTTATTTATACACTTTTCTTCTCTCAGATTTATTTGACGACGACATTAACCTATTTAGGTTTAGGGCTTCCTGCTTTATTTGTTTTAGTAATTAAACGTTTCATCACTTTGGGAGCACACTCAAGCATTCCATGGGATAAACCTTTTTACAAATACAAAGTATTACATCCAATTGCATGGGTTTTGGAAAGGTTGATTTCTACTCCTGCAACACATCAAGCGCATCATGCAGATACAAGTGGAGACGGTGTTGGACATTTTAAAGGAAACTTTGGAAATATGTTTTTTATCTGGGATATCATTTTCGGAACCGGATTAATAACACGTAAATATCCAAAATCGTTCGGAACAAAATCATACAAACAAGAAGAATGGTACGCTCAGTTTCTATGGCCAATTTTTAAATCTAAAAAAGAAGGCAGTTCTCTTGCCGAAGGCGTATTATCGCTTCCGTCAAAACCTAAGGCAGCTTTAGAAGAAACTCCTACTCCAGTTTTAGAACAAGTTTAA
- a CDS encoding thioredoxin domain-containing protein — MKNQILKTSITAIAFLWAVAAFSQNEIHSSLSLDSFYSKIKSQKNPQIVDARTSEEFALNHIEGAVNFNLQSENYTQSVAKLDKSKPVFIYSIGAGRSVALEKELLKNGFSEAYSLEGGIANWIGNGKPFYSNLKSKLSLAEFNKIIAENKTVLVDIGSKYCGACKKAKPVLETIRSEYGNNLKIVEIELEDSPQVIADLKTVKVFPTLILYENGKIIFKKEGINDLKNEVDVALASK; from the coding sequence ATGAAAAATCAAATCTTAAAAACCAGTATAACAGCAATTGCCTTTTTATGGGCAGTTGCTGCTTTTTCGCAAAATGAAATTCACAGCTCATTGTCGCTGGATTCATTTTATTCGAAAATAAAAAGTCAAAAAAATCCACAGATCGTTGATGCTAGAACTTCAGAAGAATTTGCTTTAAATCATATTGAAGGTGCTGTAAACTTTAATCTTCAATCTGAAAACTACACGCAATCTGTTGCTAAACTAGATAAATCTAAACCTGTTTTTATCTATTCTATCGGAGCTGGAAGAAGTGTTGCTTTAGAAAAAGAATTATTAAAAAATGGTTTCTCAGAAGCCTATAGTTTAGAAGGCGGAATTGCCAATTGGATTGGAAACGGAAAACCCTTTTATTCTAATCTAAAAAGCAAATTATCATTAGCCGAATTCAATAAAATTATTGCTGAAAATAAAACAGTTTTGGTTGATATTGGTTCGAAATACTGTGGTGCTTGCAAAAAAGCAAAACCAGTTTTAGAAACTATCAGATCTGAATACGGAAACAATTTAAAAATCGTAGAAATTGAGTTAGAAGACAGTCCACAGGTAATTGCCGATTTAAAAACAGTAAAAGTTTTTCCGACTTTAATCTTGTATGAAAACGGGAAAATTATTTTTAAGAAAGAAGGGATAAATGACTTGAAGAATGAAGTTGATGTTGCATTGGCTTCTAAGTAA